The Tenrec ecaudatus isolate mTenEca1 chromosome 6, mTenEca1.hap1, whole genome shotgun sequence genome has a window encoding:
- the LOC142450964 gene encoding olfactory receptor 6C1 yields MRNHTAVTEFILLGLSDDPKLQIVIFVFLIITYMLSITGNLTIITLTLVDAQLQSPMYFFLRNFSFLEVSFTTVCIPKFLDSIVTGDKTISFNDCITQLFFFILLGVTEFYLLAAMSYDRYIAICKPLHYVTIMNRRVCTLLVFASWLTSFLIIFPALMLVIKLDYCRSNIIDHFTCDYFPLLQLSCSDTKFLEMMGITCAVFTLMFTLALIILSYIYIIGTILRIPSTSQRTKAFSTCSSHMIVISISYGSCIFMYINPSAKDRVSLSKGVAVLNTSVAPMLNPFIYSLRNQQVKRAFMDMARKTVFFTSN; encoded by the coding sequence ATGAGAAACCATACGGCAGTAACAGAGTTTATCCTCCTGGGATTGTCAGATGACCCCAAACTTCAGATTGTGATTTTTGTCTTTCTGATCATCACCTACATGCTGAGCATCACTGGGAACTTGACCATTATCACCCTTACCCTGGTTGATGCCCAGCTCCAAAGCCCCATGTACTTTTTCCTCAGGAATTTCTCCTTCTTAGAAGTTTCATTCACAACAGTTTGTATACCCAAGTTCCTAGACTCCATTGTTACAGGAGATAAAACTATTTCTTTTAATGATTGCATTACACAGTTATtctttttcattctgttgggagTTACTGAGTTTTACCTTCTGGCTGCCATGTCTTATGACCGTTACATTGCCATCTGTAAGCCCCTGCATTACGTGACCATCATGAATAGGAGGGTCTGCACACTGCTGGTCTTCGCTTCATGGCTGACTTCATTCTTAATCATATTCCCTGCTCTCATGTTGGTCATAAAACTCGACTACTGCAGATCTAATATCATTGACCATTTTACCTGTGATTATTTTCCCCTGCTGCAACTTTCTTGTTCTGACACAAAATTCCTAGAGATGATGGGTATTACCTGTGCTGTGTTTACGCTAATGTTTACATTAGCGTTAATAATTCTGTCTTACATATATATCATTGGAACAATTTTGAGAATTCCTTCTACTAGTCAGAGGACAAAGGCCTTTTCCACATGCTCTTCCCACATGATTGTCATCTCCATCTCTTATGGCAGCTGCATTTTCATGTATATTAATCCATCAGCCAAGGACAGGGTATCTTTGAGCAAGGGAGTAGCTGTGCTAAACACCTCGGTAGCTCCCATGCTGAACCCCTTTATTTACAGTCTAAGGAATCAGCAAGTCAAGCGAGCCTTCATGGACATGGCAAGAAAGACAGTATTTTTTACAAGCAACTAA